Part of the Crossiella cryophila genome, CGGCTATGATTCCGGTGGCGTTGCTGTTCCTGTGCGCGACACCACTCGCCTTCGGCGCGCCGGGGCTCCAGGTGATCTACCTGGTGCCGATCGCACTGGTCCTGTGGGTGATCCGCACCAGGACCGTGGTCGACGCCGAACAGGTGCGCATCCGCACGATGTTCGGCGCCCGCAGCATCGCCTGGTCGGAGATCGCCTCGCTGCGACTGACCAAGCGCTCCGGCGTGAAGGCCGTGCTGGCCGACGAGTCCGAGGTCACGCTGCCCGCGGTGCGGGTGCGCGATCTGGACGCGCTGGCCCAGGCCAGTGGCGGCCGCTTCGGCGAGTCCGGCACGACCGAACCCGGCAAGACTGACGAACCCCGTTAAGGAGGAGCAGTGCCCCCGCTCCGCTCCCGCGTGACCACCCACGGCCGCAACGCGGCAGGCGCCCGTTCGCTGTGGCGCGCCACCGGTATGACCGACTCCGACTTCGGCAAGCCGATCGTGGCGATCGCCAACTCCTACACCCAGTTCGTGCCGGGCCACGTGCACCTGCGCGACCTCGGGGACATCGTGGCCGAGAAGATCGCCGAAGCCGGCGGGGTGGCCAGGGAGTTCCACACCATCGCGGTGGACGACGGCATCGCCATGGGGCACGGCGGCATGCTCTACTCGCTGCCCTCCCGCGAGCTGATCGCGGACGCGGTGGAGTACATGGTCAACGGCCACGCGGCGGACGCGCTGGTGTGCATCTCCAACTGCGACAAGATCACCCCCGGCATGCTGATGGCCGCGCTGCGGCTGAACATCCCGGTGGTCTTCGTCTCCGGCGGGCCGATGGAGGCTGGCAAAGCCGTTGTGGTGGACGGGGTCGCCCAGGCGCCGACCGACCTGATCACCGCGATCGCCGCCTCGGCCAGCCCGGACGTGGACGACGAGGGTCTGTCCATCGTGGAGCGCTCGGCCTGTCCGACCTGTGGCTCCTGTTCGGGCATGTTCACCGCCAACTCGATGAACTGCCTCACCGAGGCGCTCGGGCTGTCCCTGCCCGGCAACGGGTCCACCCTGGCCACGCACGCCGCCCGCCGGGCGCTGTTCGAGCGGGCCGGGACCACCGTGGTGGAGCTGGCCAAGCGGTACTACCAGCAGGACGACGAGTCCGCGCTGCCGCGCAACATCGCCAACCGGGCCGCCTTCGAGAACGCGATGGCGCTGGACGTGGCCATGGGTGGCTCGACCAACACGGTGCTGCACGTCCTGGCCGCCGCGCACGAGGCGGAGATCGACTTCACCATGGCCGACATCGACGCGGTCAGCCGCCGGGTGCCCTGCCTGGCCAAGGTGAGCCCGAACTCCGACTACCACATGGAGGACGTGCACCGGGCCGGTGGCATCCCGGCCATCCTGGGCGAACTGGACCGCGGCGGGCTGCTCAACCGCGCGGTGCACACGGTGCACAGCGCGAACATCGACGAGTGGCTGGGCACCTGGGACATCCGCGCCGAATCGCCATCGGCCGAGGCGGTGGAGCTGTTCCACGCCGCGCCGGGCGGGGTGCGCACCACCAAGGCGTTCTCCACCGAGAACCGCTGGTCCTCGCTGGACACCGACGCGGCTGGCGGCTGCATCCGGGACCGGGAACACGCCTACACCAAGGACGGCGGCCTGGCCGTGCTGCGCGGCAACCTGGCCGAGGACGGCGCGGTGATCAAGACCGCGGGCATCGACGAGGAGCTGTGGGTCTTCCGCGGCCCGGCTCGGGTGGTGGAGAGCCAGGAGCAGGCGGTCTCGGCGATCCTGGGCAAGCAGGTGCAGCCGGGCGAGGTCGTGGTGGTCCGGTACGAGGGCCCCTCCGGCGGGCCGGGGATGCAGGAGATGTTGCACCCCACCGCGTTCCTCAAGGGCGCCGGGCTGGGCAAGGTGTGCGCGCTGATCACCGACGGCCGCTTCTCCGGCGGCTCCTCTGGCATCTCGGTCGGGCACATCTCGCCGGAGGCTGCCGACGGCGGGCTGATCGGACTGGTCCAGGACGGGGACGAGATCGTCATCGACGTGCACCAGCGCAAGCTGGAGCTGCTGGTGGACCCGGCGGTGCTGGCCGAGCGGCGGGCCAAGATGGACGCCAGTGAGAACCCGTGGCAGCCGGTGGACCGGCAGCGCCCGGTGTCCAAGGCCCTGCGTGCCTACGCCCGGCTGGCCACCTCGGCCGCCACCGGCGCGGTCCGCGACCCCGGTAAATAAGCGCGAAACGACCGCGGGCCCGCTTCCGAGACAGGAAGCGGGCCCGCGGTCGTTCGGGTGTTAGCGGAGGACTACCAGGGTGATCACCGAGGAGCCTGCCGCGACCAGGAGGAAGAGCACGCCCCACGGGAGTGGGACGCGCGCCCAGGCGCGACCGTTGTCCAGGGATGCCCGGCCGGGGCCGATGAAGAGCAGCGCGGCGGCCAGGGCGCCGAGCACCAGGTCGAACTCGAAACCGGTGCCGGTGGAGCCGAGGAAGAAGCCGTTGTTCCACTTCAGCGTGACCACGTTGATCATCACGCCGAGCAGTCCGGCCGCGCCGAGCGGGGTCAGGAAGCCGAGCACGATCAGCGCGCCGCCGCCCAGCTCGGTGATCCCGGTGACATAGGCCAGGATCCGGGTCTGCTGGAAGCCGAAGGACTCCAGGAACTTGGCGAATCCGCTGATGCCCGGTCCGTTGAACGCGCCGAAGAGTTTCTGCGCGCCGTGCGCGATGAACGTGCCACCGAGCACCAGGCGCAGGACGAGCAGCCCGAGGTCGGCGCCACCGTTCCACGCGAAGGGCTTGCGCCGCACGGTGTCCGCACCGCCGGCCTGGTCAACGGGCAGCGCCGCCGTGGTTCCGGTGGACGTGTAGCCCGCGTCGTCGAAGTGGTGCGCGCCCCCGCTGGTGCCGGGGCCGCTGTCGTGAGTGCTCACGCCCAAGCAGGCTAGGTGATCCGGGCCACTTCGGCGACCCGGGCGGCGGGGTGGGGGTGGGGGCGGCGGCAACGGCGCTGGTCAGCGCGCCGGCCTGTGAGATCGGCCTCGCTGGGGCCGAGGTCAGTCGGCCAGCAACCCGTTGAGGTGGTGGCCGAAACGCAGCTCCAGGTCCCCCGGCTGCTGCAGGCCCTTCCGGAACAACGCCGCCACCCGCGCCTGCGTCTCCGGCCAGGCCAGCGTGGCGCCGAAGGCTCGCTGGCTCTCCAGCAGGTGCTCGTCGGCAGGCAGCGTGACCCGGTCGACCAGGCGTTTGGCCGAGGCGATCGGGCGGCGGTCGAAGGAGGCGATCCGGCAGGCGAAGGCGTCCACGAAGGAGTCGAGTTCGGCGTCGGGGATCGCGCGGTTGACGTAGCCGTACCGCTCGGCGGTCTCGGCGTCGAAGTCGTCGGCGCCGATGATGATCTCCAGCGCCCGCGCGCGGCCGACCAGGTGGGACAGCCGCTCCGCCCCGCCGCCACCGGGGATGACGCCCGCGCCGACCTCGGGCTGACCGAGCACGGCGTTCTCCCGGCTGGCGAACCGCACATCGCAGGCCAGCACGAACTCGCTGCCCACCCCTCGGGCCCGGCCGCGGATCTTGGCGATACTGAGCACCGGTGCGGCGGCCAGGCGGGTGAGGAGATCGGAGATCGCGGGCAGTCCGGACGGGCCGATCCCGCGGGCGGCCTCGACGGAGGCGCCGCTCATGTCGAAGTGGGCGAGGAAGAACTCCGGATCGGCGCTGTCGAAGACCACCACGCGCAGCTCCTCGCTGGCCTCGATGCGGTCCAGCAGCGTGCCGAGGCCCTCGATGACCGCGGTGTCGAAGACGTTGATCGGCGGGTTGTCGATGGTCACCTGCCAGTGGGCGGGCGAGATCTCCTGCACCTGGACGGCATCTGACATGGCGTTTCTCCCTGGGCACCGAATCTGACTTGCAAAACTATATCCAGAGTCTAGCGCGCGATCCGGAGCCGGTCACCAGGTGCGGCGGATGCTGAGTTGTAAACTGCTAACCAGGGGGTCGGCCGGAGGAGGCAGCACGATGGTCGAGGAAGCCTGGCGGCGGCAGGACGAGCCGGCCTGTTCGATCGAGCGCAGCCTCCAGGTGCTCGGCGAACGCTGGACGCTGCTGGTGCTGCGCGAGGTCTTCGCGGGCAGGCACCGCTTCTCCGAGATCCGCGCTTCCCTCGGCCTGGCCCCGAACCTGCTCAGCGACCGGCTGAAAACCCTGGTGGAGGCAGGCGTGCTGGAAACGCGCGGCTACCAGGAACCGGGCAGCAGGCCCCGGGAGAGCTACCACCTGACCGAGTCAGGCCGGGAGCTGCGGCTGGTCTTGGGCGCGCTGCAGCAGTGGGGGGACCGGCACCGGCCCCGTCCTGGCGGGCCGACGGTGCTGCGCCGCACCGCGGACGGGGACAAGCCGGTGCACGTGGCCTTCCACGACGACGAGGGCAACCAGGTCCCGGCCACCGACGTCGCCTTCGTCTGGAACCCGGTGGCGGCCGGGCTGGGTCAGTAGCTGCCGCGGATCAGGTTGTCCGGGTCCTGGCCCGCCGCGAACTGGGCGATCTGCCGGGCCACGATGGTGAATGCACGCTTGTGCTGACCGGCCACGCTGCCGGCCACGTGCGGGGTGAGCAGCAGGTTCGGCGCGGTCCACAGCGGATGTCCGGCAGGCAGCGGTTCCGGGTCGGTGACGTCCAGGGCGGCGCGCAGGCGGCCGCTGGTGAGTTCGGCCAGCAGCGCGTCGGTGTCCACCACCGGGCCGCGGGCGGCGTTGACGAAGATCGCGCCGTCGGCCATGCAGGCCAGGAACTTGGCGTCCACCAGGTGCCGGGTGTCCTCGGTCATCGGCACCACCACGATCACCACGTCGTACTGGCCGAGCAGGTCGGGCAGCTCGTCCTCGCCGCGCACGCCCTCCCGCGCGGTGCGGCCGACCAGGGTGACCTCGGTGTCGAACGGGGTCAGCCTGCGTTCGAGCTGATGGCCCAGGTCACCGGCGCCGACGACCAGGATCCGCTTGTCCTGGAGGGTGTCGGTCTGGTGGTAGGACCACTCCCCCGCGCGCTGGGCGGCGTCGAACTCGCGGAGGTCGCGGTAGATCGACAGCAGCGTGCCGACCACCCATTCCGCGGTGCTGCCGCCGTGCGCGCCCCGGCAGTTGGACAGCTTCACCTGCTCGGGCAAGGCGCCGATCCACGCCTCGGCGCCCGCGCTGAGCAGCTGCACCAGTTTGAGCTTGGGGAAGGTCTTCGCCAGCGGCACCAGTTTGCGCGAGGCCAGGAACGGGGGCACGAAGACCTCGGCCTCGACCGCCTCGGCCGGCATGCTGAGCTGGTCCTGCGGGTCGTAGCTGACCACCCGCACCCCGTCGATCGCGGAGACCAGCTCGGCGGCCCCCGGGTAGTCGGGCAAGAGCACTGTCAGGGTCACCTGCCGACTCTAACCCCGGGTTCACCTGCGCCCACCTACCCTGGGGACCATGCCAGCCCCGGGTTCGACGCGACGGACGTCCCTAGTCGGGATGGTGGCGCTCGCCCTGCTGGTCTCCGGCTGCGCGAGTTTCCCCGAGGTCCGCCAGGCCGACTGGACCGAGCAGCCCCGGCTGCAGCCGCAGGGCGGTCCGCCGCCAGGTGGTGGCGGTGGGAGCGGCGGCGGTGGGGGCCAGCAGCAGCGGCCGAACACCCCGGTGCCACCGCCGGACGGGTGCAAGGACTTCGACCCCGCCGTGGTGGCGACCTGCCTGGACCAGGTGGCCGCGATCGCGGTGCTGCCGGACGGGCAGTCGGCGCTGGCCGCCGAGCGGGTCAGCGGCCGGATCTTCAAGGTCCAGCCCGGCCAGGCCCCGGTCGAGTTCGCCCGCATCCCGGTGGACGGCGCCACCGGCGGCGGGCTGACCGGGCTGGCGCTCTCGCCGAGCTACGTCGAGGACGGCCTGGTCTTCGCCTACATCACCACCGGCGCGGACAACCGGGTGGTGCGCATCGCCAAGGGCGACGGCCCCAAGCCGGTGCTCACCGGCATCCCGCGCGGTCCGCGCAACAACGGCGGCGCGCTGGCCAAGGACCGCACCGGCGCGCTGCTGGTGGCCACCGGCAACGCGGGCAACGGCAACTCGGCCAACGATCCGGCCTCGCTGGCCGGCAAGGTCCTGCGGATCACCACCTCCGGCAAGCCTGCCGAGGGCAACCCGACCGCGTCCAGCGCGGTCATCGCCAACGGCCTGACCAGCCCCGGCGGCATCTGCAGCACCAGCGACCACCGCAGCACCTGGGTCACCGACCGCACCGACAAGCAGGACGTGGTCTACAAGCTCGCCATGGGCAAGCCGCTGGGCACCCCGGCCTGGACCTGGCCGGACCGCCCCGGCGTGGCGGGCTGCGCGGCCTACACCGACCGGCTCTCGGTGGCGCTGACCGCGGGCGCCGGCATGTTCAACCTGGCGCTGAGCAACACCGGGGCGTTCACCGGGCGGCCGGAGACCACGTTGAAGGGCGTCTACGGGCAGCTCGGCGGGGTCGACCTGGCGCCGGACGGCAACTCCTGGGTGGGCACGCTGAACAAGGCCGGTGGCAAGCCGGTCTCCAGTGACGACCGGGTGTTCGTGCTGCCGCCGCAGGGTGGCGGGGGCGGCGGGAACGACTGAGCGAGGCTTCGAACGACCGCTGCCCCCGGGAGAACTTCCCCGGGGGCAGCGGTGTTCTCGGGGCTGTTACTGCCCGCAGCGTTCCAGGACCAGTTCACGGACGCGCTTGGCGTCGGCCTGGCCCTTGGTGGCCTTCATGACCGCGCCGACCACGGCGCCCGCCGCGGCGACCTTGCCGGAGCGGATCTTCTCGGCCACGTCCGGCTGGGCGGCCAGTGCCTCGTCGATCGCGGTGAGCAGGGCCGAGTCGTCGGAGACCACGACCAGGCCGCGGGCCTCGACGACAGTGTCCGGGTCGCCTTCACCGGCGAGCACGCCGTCGACGACCTGGCGGGCCAGCTTGTTGGTCAGCTTGCCCTCGGCCACCAGCACGATCACCCTGGCCAGCTGGGCAGGGGTGATGGCCAGCGCGGTCAGTTCGATGCCCTGGGTGTTGGCCTGCTGGGACAGGTAGGCCACCCACCAGGAGCGGGCCTCATCCGGCGAGGCGCCCGCCTCGACGGTGGCCGCGACCAGGTCCAGCGCGCCCGCGTTGACCAGGTCGCGCAGTTCCAGGTCGGAGAGCTGCCAGTCCTGCTGGATGCGCCTGCGGCGCTGCCAGGGCAGTTCGGGCAGGGTCGCGCGGAGTTCCTCCACCCAGTCCCGGGTGGGCGCGATCGGCACCAGGTCGGGCTCCGGGAAGTACCGGTAGTCCTCGCTGGTCTCCTTGCGCCGTCCGGCCCTGGTGCTGCCGGTGGACTCGTCGAAGTGCCTGGTCTCCTGGATGACCTCGCCACCGCTGGTCAGCACCGCGGCGTGCCTGCGCATCTCGAAGTGCACGGCCCGCTCGACGCTGCGCAGCGAGTTGACGTTCTTGGTCTCCGAGCGGGTGCCCAGTTCGGTGCTGCCCTTGGGCATCAGCGAGACGTTCGCGTCGC contains:
- the ilvD gene encoding dihydroxy-acid dehydratase, whose amino-acid sequence is MPPLRSRVTTHGRNAAGARSLWRATGMTDSDFGKPIVAIANSYTQFVPGHVHLRDLGDIVAEKIAEAGGVAREFHTIAVDDGIAMGHGGMLYSLPSRELIADAVEYMVNGHAADALVCISNCDKITPGMLMAALRLNIPVVFVSGGPMEAGKAVVVDGVAQAPTDLITAIAASASPDVDDEGLSIVERSACPTCGSCSGMFTANSMNCLTEALGLSLPGNGSTLATHAARRALFERAGTTVVELAKRYYQQDDESALPRNIANRAAFENAMALDVAMGGSTNTVLHVLAAAHEAEIDFTMADIDAVSRRVPCLAKVSPNSDYHMEDVHRAGGIPAILGELDRGGLLNRAVHTVHSANIDEWLGTWDIRAESPSAEAVELFHAAPGGVRTTKAFSTENRWSSLDTDAAGGCIRDREHAYTKDGGLAVLRGNLAEDGAVIKTAGIDEELWVFRGPARVVESQEQAVSAILGKQVQPGEVVVVRYEGPSGGPGMQEMLHPTAFLKGAGLGKVCALITDGRFSGGSSGISVGHISPEAADGGLIGLVQDGDEIVIDVHQRKLELLVDPAVLAERRAKMDASENPWQPVDRQRPVSKALRAYARLATSAATGAVRDPGK
- a CDS encoding DoxX family protein — translated: MSTHDSGPGTSGGAHHFDDAGYTSTGTTAALPVDQAGGADTVRRKPFAWNGGADLGLLVLRLVLGGTFIAHGAQKLFGAFNGPGISGFAKFLESFGFQQTRILAYVTGITELGGGALIVLGFLTPLGAAGLLGVMINVVTLKWNNGFFLGSTGTGFEFDLVLGALAAALLFIGPGRASLDNGRAWARVPLPWGVLFLLVAAGSSVITLVVLR
- a CDS encoding enoyl-CoA hydratase/isomerase family protein encodes the protein MSDAVQVQEISPAHWQVTIDNPPINVFDTAVIEGLGTLLDRIEASEELRVVVFDSADPEFFLAHFDMSGASVEAARGIGPSGLPAISDLLTRLAAAPVLSIAKIRGRARGVGSEFVLACDVRFASRENAVLGQPEVGAGVIPGGGGAERLSHLVGRARALEIIIGADDFDAETAERYGYVNRAIPDAELDSFVDAFACRIASFDRRPIASAKRLVDRVTLPADEHLLESQRAFGATLAWPETQARVAALFRKGLQQPGDLELRFGHHLNGLLAD
- the gatB gene encoding Asp-tRNA(Asn)/Glu-tRNA(Gln) amidotransferase subunit GatB, with translation MTTDVTADLLPYSDVVERFDPVLGLEVHVELHTNTKMFCGCPTQFGADPNTQVCPTCLGLPGALPVVNGKAVESAIRIGLALNCEIAEWCRFARKNYFYPDMPKNFQTSQYDEPIAFNGYLDVVLDDGEIFRVQIERAHMEEDTGKSLHVGGATGRIHGAEFSLLDYNRAGVPLIEIVTKTIHGTGERAPEVARAYVSALRDLLKALDVSDVRMDQGSLRCDANVSLMPKGSTELGTRSETKNVNSLRSVERAVHFEMRRHAAVLTSGGEVIQETRHFDESTGSTRAGRRKETSEDYRYFPEPDLVPIAPTRDWVEELRATLPELPWQRRRRIQQDWQLSDLELRDLVNAGALDLVAATVEAGASPDEARSWWVAYLSQQANTQGIELTALAITPAQLARVIVLVAEGKLTNKLARQVVDGVLAGEGDPDTVVEARGLVVVSDDSALLTAIDEALAAQPDVAEKIRSGKVAAAGAVVGAVMKATKGQADAKRVRELVLERCGQ
- a CDS encoding PH domain-containing protein, which gives rise to MSGLIFRIPTTAMIPVALLFLCATPLAFGAPGLQVIYLVPIALVLWVIRTRTVVDAEQVRIRTMFGARSIAWSEIASLRLTKRSGVKAVLADESEVTLPAVRVRDLDALAQASGGRFGESGTTEPGKTDEPR
- a CDS encoding PQQ-dependent sugar dehydrogenase; the encoded protein is MVALALLVSGCASFPEVRQADWTEQPRLQPQGGPPPGGGGGSGGGGGQQQRPNTPVPPPDGCKDFDPAVVATCLDQVAAIAVLPDGQSALAAERVSGRIFKVQPGQAPVEFARIPVDGATGGGLTGLALSPSYVEDGLVFAYITTGADNRVVRIAKGDGPKPVLTGIPRGPRNNGGALAKDRTGALLVATGNAGNGNSANDPASLAGKVLRITTSGKPAEGNPTASSAVIANGLTSPGGICSTSDHRSTWVTDRTDKQDVVYKLAMGKPLGTPAWTWPDRPGVAGCAAYTDRLSVALTAGAGMFNLALSNTGAFTGRPETTLKGVYGQLGGVDLAPDGNSWVGTLNKAGGKPVSSDDRVFVLPPQGGGGGGND
- a CDS encoding winged helix-turn-helix transcriptional regulator, which produces MVEEAWRRQDEPACSIERSLQVLGERWTLLVLREVFAGRHRFSEIRASLGLAPNLLSDRLKTLVEAGVLETRGYQEPGSRPRESYHLTESGRELRLVLGALQQWGDRHRPRPGGPTVLRRTADGDKPVHVAFHDDEGNQVPATDVAFVWNPVAAGLGQ
- a CDS encoding 2-hydroxyacid dehydrogenase; the encoded protein is MTLTVLLPDYPGAAELVSAIDGVRVVSYDPQDQLSMPAEAVEAEVFVPPFLASRKLVPLAKTFPKLKLVQLLSAGAEAWIGALPEQVKLSNCRGAHGGSTAEWVVGTLLSIYRDLREFDAAQRAGEWSYHQTDTLQDKRILVVGAGDLGHQLERRLTPFDTEVTLVGRTAREGVRGEDELPDLLGQYDVVIVVVPMTEDTRHLVDAKFLACMADGAIFVNAARGPVVDTDALLAELTSGRLRAALDVTDPEPLPAGHPLWTAPNLLLTPHVAGSVAGQHKRAFTIVARQIAQFAAGQDPDNLIRGSY